The genomic region aagaaatatatttttcttaaagaagTCTTATTTGATGGTGGAGTTTGTAGTCTGGAGTTTCCTTTGAAATTTATCTTGCATGTCTAAGATCCAGCTCCGTTGgtcttcattattttatattgaactgCATGGCTAGGAAATGAAAAACAGTGAGCAGAATAAGTATGCTGCTGGAAACATCTTTATGTGATCCTGACAATAATGGTATTTCTTGCAGCAAGGGTGATAGTGGATCGTGAAACTGGTAGGTCAAGAGGATTTGGTTTTGTAACGTATTCTTCTGTTGAGGAAGCCTCTGCTGCCATCCAGGCTTTGGACCAACAGGTTCATTATCAGTTCTCTTGCTCTGCTACTTccttttagttcttttttcttgaaagtTAGAATATTCTTAACTATAGAAATTGTTATTGTTGTGTCATGACGAAGTTCGTATACTTAGATGTCAATTGACATTGTTGTTTGACTTCTCTTTAGGAACTTCATGGTCGGAGAATTAGGGTGGATTATGCAAATGATCGGACTCGTGGTTATGGAGGTGGAGGCTTCAGAGGTGGCAACTTTGGTGGTGGCGGTGGCGGCGGTTATAACAGCAGTGGTTTTGGGGGGGGCTATGGTGGTGGTGGATATAACAACAGCGATAACTATGGCGGGAACTATGGGGGTGGAGGATATGGTGGCAGTTCAAATTTCAACCCTGGGGTCGATAGTTATGGAAGCGGATCGGGACCTGAAGGCAGTAGCAATTACGCAAGCAACACTGGTTATGATAGTGGGAATTTGAGCTATGGCGGTGAAAGTCAAAATTTCAGTATTGCTGGCAGTGGTGATAACTTTTCCAGCACTGCTGCAAGCAGTGGGCATGATGGGTTTGGAGAGAAGCTCGGCAGCAACCAAACCAATAACGGGGTGGATGGTAATGAAGGTTTTGGCCAAGATGACTCTTTTGAAGGAAACTACAGAGATGACAATGACAACTACGCAGATCGAAGGAGTTGATGAAAGCTCTGGCACGCTGCATCACGTAGTacagaaaatgaaagcaaCTGCACTGAAACTCTTAATGTTACAAATTTTTGTTCGATGTCTTCTGACTTGAAAACTCCTTTGAACTCTTGTTATTGTTACTTAGATTTGTGGCGTGCAAAGTAATGCATGTTTGTTACAAATGTTTCAAAACGAATAGTGCTCAGGATTTTACTTTCATCTTCTATATTTGTTGCTTGGATTACTACATTGTCTGCATTAGCTACATGGTATTATTACTCATTAGTGCGCAATTTCGCGTGCAGCAAAGTTAACAGTATTTGCGTAGTCTAATGTAAAATTAACTTCTGGGTTTGCATAGTCCCATCTCAATtatcttaacaaaaaaattatcaataatagaaaaatcgtcaataaatttttgaaaatttgttgcttaaatttttaatttttttggtgtattctcttttgaagtttgaagaaaaaaaaaatagatgcatTATATTACAACTTGAAAAGTACCATAAAATAGGAGGAAAAcagcaatttttttcattttaaatagaCTTTTCGTTAAGTTGAACGAAAAAGTTAATGGAAGGtctaaaaatgtcaaaaaaaaattaaaatttgagggCCAAAATTGTAACCTTAAATTGTTTcgggattaaaattatattagcgagaaacaaaaatgcatttattccGAATATTCCTGTAGTTTTCCCAACTTTTGCGATAGGGAACTATAAGCACGGCAGTCAGCAGTCGGCAGCCTGCTGATCATGGGAGTATGTGCGAGAGAATTGAACAAACACTTTTTAACTTCCTCCtttgaaaaatcacttttaagGTATAGTGGAAGTATTTACGAGAcattttgaaaagtattttcaacttttgatttcataaaatatttggaatattAGCTTTTGTTTATGAAACTATTAAGGAAAGTCCTTTTaagccaaaaattaaaagtaattatttggctttttataaataaatctaactttattttttactattttatcctaattataataatcctaattgaactttactgtcttaatttattgttaaattttatatttaaaattgatattgaagatttcacataatttaataatctaacaataattaaatttagtattcCTACAAGAGTTCGTGTcagcaaaaataattacaagacaagaaaaatatagacaAATTTACctatactattatataaaaaaaatcttttatcgtaccaatttttgaatactcaaatttatccttcaattcatcatttttcttcaaaacaaattttacCAGAACAGTAATTTCAGaggttttatttaataatttcataattttataattttttttctcacccACTACCCAATTTCTCTCGATGCAAACTTCTCCATATTTGTCTTTTTATAGaaacttctatatttttaataaacttacaattacactatattttttctcgtTTCTTTCTcatcacaaatttatatttctctCCATCTCACATCacaattctattttatatactcACTAGAACTGTATGCAACGTAGACTAGttgatttaaaagaaaaatagattcaATCTCTTATTTGAAGAcaatttcttgattctttATTCTGAATGTAAACAAAGACTTGAAGCTTATTCTTAGATATGAATACGTAATCTCCTCCAAATTTATGGAGCAAACTACATTTAACCTTGAAATTTCATATCAAGGCTTGAAGATGTATTGCCGAGGAAGACGCGGAACCTTCGCAGTCGCAGAGCTTCTTTATGGCAGAAAGTTTTGGACTTGGGTCCTCTATTTGTTGTGTCTTGTATGTTTTGTGTAGGCACTTATCTTGAATATTGTATGTCCGTTCTTATTGTGTGGAATGTTCTCTTCTGACATAAGTGGTGGAGGGCCTACATTTTATAGGCATAACAAGAGCTACAGTAGCTTAAACATAGGCGTTGATAGGAATTTATTAGCTATTGAGTTGCATTTAAACATGCTTTGATGCAATTaactaattttgaaataaaagataaccTGTGTTTATCTTCGATCAGtcaaccaaaatatataaggCCCAAATTTAGTATGGACATTTACGGTAATTTATCGTCTTGAATATATGAAAACACAAATTTGTTATGTACTTCAATTTGGAACTCAATTAGTAGCCAATTTGTTTTGAACTTCTAACTGAcaatttattccaaaattctgatgtcaatattatatttaatatttcagaatttttatattttattcgttgttttatctaattatattattcctatatcattaaaaatatgaattaaatgctatgattaattaataaaaataattttttatttttgcaatcatgtaagtttaattattgtatcaacaattatattacttagtgagagcattattaaattaaatatttatttttctttaatatttttaaaaaaatggatataaaatatactaattgaaataaaatttattattatttgagaagaaataataattattattgacaaacaagtgcaaatataagaaaaaagatagcATCCTTTTAACATATAGGGACAAAACAatccttaataataaaatttattttagaagtaattttttttccgaaCACTATCCACTTTAGTTGTTGTA from Sesamum indicum cultivar Zhongzhi No. 13 linkage group LG3, S_indicum_v1.0, whole genome shotgun sequence harbors:
- the LOC105158006 gene encoding glycine-rich RNA-binding protein 2, mitochondrial; the encoded protein is MAFFRKAGNILGRTVSNHINQEISLPKPSIFQAIRYMSSSKLFIGGLSYSTDDASLSEAFNKYGEVAEARVIVDRETGRSRGFGFVTYSSVEEASAAIQALDQQELHGRRIRVDYANDRTRGYGGGGFRGGNFGGGGGGGYNSSGFGGGYGGGGYNNSDNYGGNYGGGGYGGSSNFNPGVDSYGSGSGPEGSSNYASNTGYDSGNLSYGGESQNFSIAGSGDNFSSTAASSGHDGFGEKLGSNQTNNGVDGNEGFGQDDSFEGNYRDDNDNYADRRS